From Amycolatopsis sp. cg9, one genomic window encodes:
- a CDS encoding Lrp/AsnC family transcriptional regulator, which produces MQTPDLDQLDTAILACLQADARTIAETIGAKVGLSAAAVQRRIKRLREAGVIEREVAVLSPEALGLNMTFVVMVEMERENLAVLDAFRRQVLTDDCVQQCYYVTGNADFVLIVTCPDMAGFEAFTRRMFFENPNVRHFTTSVAMDRVKVGLDLPLGP; this is translated from the coding sequence GTGCAGACTCCCGACCTCGACCAGCTGGACACCGCCATCCTCGCCTGCCTCCAGGCGGACGCCCGCACCATCGCCGAGACGATCGGCGCGAAGGTCGGCCTCTCGGCCGCGGCGGTCCAGCGGCGGATCAAGCGGCTGCGCGAGGCGGGCGTCATCGAGCGCGAGGTGGCGGTGCTCTCCCCGGAGGCGCTCGGGCTGAACATGACGTTCGTGGTGATGGTCGAGATGGAGCGGGAGAACCTCGCGGTCCTCGACGCGTTCCGCCGCCAGGTCCTCACCGACGACTGCGTCCAGCAGTGCTACTACGTCACCGGCAACGCGGACTTCGTGCTGATCGTGACGTGCCCGGACATGGCGGGCTTCGAGGCCTTCACCCGGCGGATGTTCTTCGAGAACCCGAACGTCCGGCACTTCACGACGAGCGTGGCGATGGACCGGGTGAAGGTGGGCTTGGACCTGCCGCTGGGCCCCTAG
- a CDS encoding beta-ketoacyl-ACP synthase III gives MPAPAAVLTGLGSWLPTKVLDNHEIAARLDTSDEWIRTRTGIRERRVAGPDESTVDLAVGAGREALGGGSADIVVLATSTPDQPCPASAPQVAARLGLGTAAAFDVNAVCSGFVYALATAAGFIAGGLAERVLVIGADTFTTLIDPDDRTTVPIFGDGAGAVLLRAGDAGEPGAFGPFDLHSEGELADLLWVEAGGARKRLSDTPADRFLAMQGTAVFRHACARMAESSRTVLERAGWVVGEVDRFVGHQANIRILQATAKQLGMPVDAVVANIDRVGNTSAASIPLALADARADGTLVPGHRVLLSAFGAGLTWGSTVLRWPDLGQLS, from the coding sequence GTGCCCGCACCTGCCGCCGTGCTGACCGGCCTCGGCTCGTGGTTGCCGACGAAAGTCCTGGACAACCACGAGATCGCCGCCCGGCTCGACACCTCGGACGAGTGGATCCGGACCCGCACCGGGATCCGCGAGCGCCGCGTCGCGGGGCCCGACGAGTCCACTGTGGACCTCGCGGTCGGGGCGGGCCGCGAAGCGCTGGGTGGCGGGAGCGCCGACATCGTCGTGCTCGCCACCTCCACCCCCGACCAGCCGTGCCCGGCCAGCGCGCCGCAGGTCGCCGCCCGGCTCGGGCTCGGCACGGCCGCGGCGTTCGACGTCAACGCCGTCTGCAGCGGCTTCGTCTACGCGCTGGCCACCGCGGCCGGGTTCATCGCGGGCGGGCTCGCCGAGCGCGTGCTCGTGATCGGCGCCGACACCTTCACGACGCTCATCGACCCCGACGACCGCACGACCGTGCCGATCTTCGGCGACGGCGCCGGCGCGGTCCTGCTGCGGGCCGGCGACGCCGGCGAGCCCGGCGCGTTCGGGCCGTTCGACCTGCACAGCGAGGGCGAGCTCGCCGACCTGCTGTGGGTCGAGGCGGGCGGCGCCCGGAAGCGGCTTTCGGACACCCCGGCCGACCGGTTCCTCGCCATGCAGGGCACCGCGGTCTTCCGCCACGCCTGCGCGCGGATGGCGGAGTCCTCGCGCACCGTCCTGGAGCGCGCGGGCTGGGTGGTCGGCGAGGTCGACCGCTTCGTCGGGCACCAGGCGAACATCCGGATCCTCCAGGCGACGGCGAAGCAGCTGGGCATGCCGGTGGACGCCGTCGTCGCCAACATCGACAGGGTCGGCAACACCAGCGCCGCGTCCATCCCGCTCGCGCTGGCCGACGCCCGTGCCGACGGCACCCTCGTGCCCGGCCACCGCGTCCTGCTCAGCGCGTTCGGCGCGGGCCTGACCTGGGGTTCGACCGTGCTGCGCTGGCCGGATCTGGGTCAGCTGTCCTGA